From the genome of Arvicola amphibius chromosome 9, mArvAmp1.2, whole genome shotgun sequence:
CAGTGGGAGGGGGGACTCAAAGGCAGGTAAAGGTTTTCTGGACGAAAGGAAAGGGCCAAGGGTATATAGCCCTGGATATCGGGGCATGCAAGGAATGGCAAGCTGGATACAGCCAGaacagaggagaaaagggggaatACTGCAGCGGGGGCTGCAGGGAGGTGAGACCCGAGAATGAGCGGAGGATTTGACCCGGGGGCCATGGGAGCCACGGCACGCTGGAAAGCAGAGTTGCTTCACATCTTACAAGCAGCACCCACACCATGTtgggggagctggaggcaggtgACTGGCGATGAAGTTCAGGGAGAGAACAGCGATGAGTGGAGCAAGCCATGGAGGTGAGCTGGAAGATTTAGGGCACAGGGGCGCCCTCTGGAGGCAGTAGTGATGAGTGGCACATGCACAGAGCTCTGGAACTGACCTAGCGTGAAAGCAAAGGGGTGGGGCCAACCATGAAGCTGCAGGAGACACTGGGGCCTCTAGGAAGGGAAGGAGCCAGGCAGATAGCGAGGGCCTCTGGCACAAAATGGGTCATATGGCAGCCCTCTCCCAATTCCTAGCCCTAGGGGGTTAAAATAGGGGTCCCACCTATtctctattaaaattaaaacaggtGGGGAAGGAGAACTAAATCTTTCAACAAGCCTCTAGCTGGCTCCCGAAGAGCTGGCAGGAAAAGTGGGCTCACCTTTCGGGACTGCACGTCCGCAGGGCTGATGTTTTCCGAGCTGTGAGCTGGCAGGAGGGTGCCCTGGCCCCTGACCAGGTGTAGGGACATCACTGCTAGGTGTAGGGACAGTCAGAAGCTGGCGGCCCAGCTTCACAAAGGGAGTAGGATGCGCAGGCAAGAGGGCAAGGTGATCCAGCAGAAGTGGAGCAGTAGCCCAGGGCTTAGGCTACTGCAGGGCAAAGCAGGGAGCCTCAACTCTGACTCCTGGGTACAGGACTTCGTCATACACTCAAGAAAGTGACAACGGCAGGGGATTTCAGGAAAAGTGGGTCTACCACGCCTGAGTttaaaccctgtccccaaaagtggcccagagaaagagggaggcagCCAGGCCGGCCTGTTTGTTCAGGTTTATTTCAGGGTGAGTGGGACACAGCTGACAGATGTGTGCCCATCCCAGGAGGTCAAGACGCGGAGGGGCAGCTCAGCCCCTTTCACACCTGTCCCCTCCTCCACCACATGTTCCTGGGCAGCCTCAAAGACTCGCCAGCGCACTCTGCTgccaaaggcatggtggcacgggGGAGGGGCAGCCAAGGTGATGCCAAGTCTGTAGCTTCCTTCCTGCTTGGCTAAGTCCTTGCACTGTTCCCCACCAGTATCTGAAGCCATAACATCCCACTTGGGGGCTAAGCCAGAGTGCCTCCCCCCAGAAGGTAACGACTGCAGCCCCAGACACTTAGGGCTTAGGAACCCCATTCCTCCCGGGTCCTCACAACACCCCTGTGAGgtaggtgggaggaggaggggtgccATGGAGGCTGCAGGAGGTGCTATGACTGGGCTGGGAGAGAGTGTATCTGCCATGCAGCAAGGGGACCCAGGCAAGGGGACAAAAGGACCTGGGAGATATGGGTGGGCAGTGCCACACTTTGGCCATGGGCAGGTGACTCTGCCTGGAGACCCCAGGGCCCACCTCAAGCCTTCCAAGGTCCCAGAGGGCCCCAGGCCTGGGCCGGAAGGCAGGATTGGGTCCCAGCCCGGCAGATGCAGGCAGCAGTGACAAGGGAGAGGGCAAGTCTTCCTCCTCGGGCCGGGGGCCCACCCCGTGGTACAAAAATAAAGGATTTCAGATCGGAACCCCAAGTCCCTGGAGGTGATCTGGGGGCTCACATCCGGGTGCCTCTGGCTTGTAATAGCTAGAAAATaagagaggagagggacagaaggaagaggaaagggggtcAGAAAATCAGGGTGGGGGGTGAGGACAGGGTGATGCCAGGACAGGAAAGTcgaggagagtgggggagggagggagagagaaaggcaagtgagtcccaggctggctctggaggaggggtggggctgaggcccaaaggaggcggagtcaggacCGAGGAGGGGAGAAACTGCCAGTCTTGGGCTGGTGGTGGCAGCCTGGTGAGGGGACAGGGATAGGAGGAGCTGATCACTGCTTTCCCAGGCAAAAGGGGGCCACCGGAAGCAGCTGTTCGCCCCATCTTAGAATCCAACTGTGGCCCAAAGAGAGgcagtgacttgcccaaggtcacacagggaGATCAGCTTGACTGGGGGCTATGGTCACCCAGTTAGAGATCAGGTCTTTTCTTGCCATGCTCCAATCCTTGGCAGGCTCTTGCCAGCTCATCAGGCAAGGGACACCACATGTGGCCTGGCCACCCACTCCACAGAACTAGGGGACACAATACCCACATGCAGTGTTGCACGAGCTTCTAGACATGCGTGATGGGGCAGAGGCGCATGGCTAGTCCTCCCCTCCCCTGGCCTGGCTCCAGTGCTGACTGACTATAGGCAGGCAGATGTACAAGAGTCTCCACCTCTGTACTTTTTCAGCTCTCAGGGCCTCACCCCAAGCCCAGATAAGTTGAGAGACTTTGGTGGGTGGAGAGAATCAGCCAAAAGCTCGGCTCAAGTCCAAGGACAAGATATGAGCACCCTCCTTGCTTCCgcccctccctccagctctgccAGGCTACAAACCAGGGGCGGCAGCTCTGGGGGCGGGCGCGGGGCCGAGGAGCTCTCACAGCAAGCTCAGGCTTGGGTCTGGGAGGGTGCGGACAGGGACCTGCAAGGAGGAAAcgtgaggaggcaagcaggaaGAGTGGGGCCTGTggccaaggccagcctcagaGGTGCCCTGCTGGGTTGGAGGACATAGAGCAAATGCGGCTACGCCCCTCCTCCCCAGGCCAGGAGGCAGAAGGGGCCGAAAGGGGCACAGGAGGCGGCAGGCAGGATGCTTGGGGATGCAGGGCCAGGGGGCCCGGGGAGAGGGCACGGGAGACTGGGACTAGGGCAGCCCCAGGGTGGAGACGGGAGCAGGCGGAGAGGAAACCTGGGCAGGGgcagagagggaagaggcagggtgCAGATGAGatccaggaggaagaggaggtggatgAAGATGAAGCAGGACCTCCAGCAGgaagcggaggaggaggaggcggtggtgggagggagaaaaggtTAGCGGGATCCTGAGATGACAGGGCTgcaagagaaagtgagagagggaTGGTTATGGGCGAGGCGCCAGGCGCTGAGCTAACCCTGGTGGCCCGCCCCCGCAGTTCCCGGCGGCAGCTGCTCCAGCAGGGAGAGGGCGGGAGGCCCGGGCTGTCATTAGCAATCGTCCTCTTGGGGGCGGGCTGCACCTTTCTCCTGGGCATCCGCCTCCACCTGCACCTGggccacctccacctcctccacctcctgccGCCGCTGCTCCTCCAGCTGCTCGTCCGTGCTCTGCGCACCCGCCACCGATCAGGGAAGAGAGAGTGGAGACACTGACGAGGGGGCGAGGTTGCGGGCGGCTGTCCGCAGGGACCCCCGACCTCAGGACAGAGGGGCAGGTGGGATGAAAGGGACCTCTGAGAGAGGAGGGCTTCAGCCAAGCAGCTGGTGCTTCCCTAGCCCAGAGGGGATGCTCAGAGATCAGCCAGGCTGCTGTTAACAGAACCCAGCTATGGGGAGGGCTCGAAAAGGAGCCACTGGGCTCCTGGGAAGGCCTTACTTTGGGAGGCTGGATCCAGAGCAGGAAACCAAGGTTGTCCCagggcagtcaccagccagatctAGATGCCAGCAACAGTGTCTGGCAGCCTGGGCCAGGTTGGTGacacagggaggcagagcagtAGGGCATCCTGCACTCTTACAGGAAGGAGCCAGCCACTGgcattggggggaggggaggggtggtaAGGGATCACAGCAGGGCTGGGTGGTGACACACAGGAAGCCAGAGTTCCTAAGACTCCTGCACATGGGCACAGCGTCCACCTTCCCAACCTGGATCATGCCTATGGTGTGGGCCCTACTATAGGCCTAAGGGTACTGGACCCTACTCAGTTCTGTCCCAAAAGCTGGCTGCCAACTTGGGAGATTTCTGCCTAGGCCAGAGCCCATGGGGCTCCTGACACCAAGCTACCCAAAAGGCCTGCGGAAGGGTAGGACTGTGGGACTTCCCCATCCTGACCTAGGCTGACACTAGACAGTCGCTGGGAAGCCAGGAGTTCCGGTGTGGAATCTCCAGAGTGCTTACGAGCCACTTCTACCTTCACAGAGAATACTGCAAAGATGTGAGAAATGAGACAGAGCAGCACACCACACCTGGGCCCCTCGCTCGGCATGCTCTGCCTCGAGCTCCAACACCTTTCCCTGTGGCCTCATGAGTAAGAGGTGTCAAGCCCGCCGCCCTGTCTGTGCCTTGCAACGGCGCTACCTGACTGCTCCCCAGCCTGGGCCAAGGGTGTGAGCTGACTGGACTGTAGTGGCATGGGATGGATGGCATTGGCTGTGACCATGACCATGAGCGTTATGTGGGTGCAGCAGGAGGGAGGACGGAGCAGCAGAATGGGGGAGAGGTGCTGTCTTCGCGTAGAGCAGGGACTCACCTTGGTCTTACGGCTGGACTCGGAACTTAGGCCGTGTGGGGAGCTATGGAGTTCCTTAGACACCACACACAGGAACTCGGCCTGGTCCTCGCTGCCGTAGTTATAGGAAGAACCGATGTTCACCAGCTGGAGGAAGGGTAGGACTCATTACCCTCCTTGCCAGCAGAGGGCAAGAGAGATAGCAGTCTACTGGAGGACCCACGCTAGCAAGCTGCAGGCCAGGGGCCCAGCCCAGGAGCCTTCCACATCCTCCCTGGGGTCTTACAGATTTGCTCACACCATTTctaggttttctgagacagggcctcagatTCATTATGCATTTGAGGATAACTtgacttcctgcctccacctcttgagtgtaAATGTGGTTCTCCTGATAGGGCACTGGTGCCGATGGAGTCCTACCTAAAACtagaactgatggaggagtgtctatatgttactttcattggttaataaagaaattgccttggccctttaataggacagaaaattaggtaggcgaagtaaacagaacagaattcttggagagagaaggcagacacttcaggcagtcgccataggcagtcatcatgcttcttctctccaagatagacacaggttaagatctctcctggtaagcgaccacctcgtgatgctacacagattactaaatatggattaaaacaagatatgataattaaccaataagaggctaaaactaatgggccagacaatgtttaaaagaatacagtttccgtgtaattattttgggtaaagctagcctggtggcgggacacagcccgccatttcATCAACATAGAACCTTTCCTGATGGCTCTTCTCAGCTTCACAAAGGTCTTGGGAAGAGGGTACCATGAGCTCACATCCCAGGAtgcagaggctgggagaggagCTGACTTGCTCAAGGAGGAGGAGTGATGGAGGGCAGGGCTGGAAGACAGGGGGACCTCCCGTCCTTGCTGGCTGGTTGATCTTCCTCaccatggctatcctggaatccTAGCCTTCTGCTCCAGTCTCCCTGTGGGAAGAGGCTGGTGGGCTAGGTGCGTAGGGAACTAGCTCATCTCTTCTCTTGTTCTCAGGGCAGACTGAACCTTGAGTTCATGGGCCGGGGGGGCTCTATAGCTCTAGAAACCCAAGAGGCAGAGTATGGCCACATGGCTGATAACAGAAGACTCCTGTGGTGAGCCATATATGGCCTGGAGGCACGTACCTTGGGACACCACCACCTGGGGCTTCCAGGAAAGAGAATCACTGTGCATGCCTGTCATGAGCCCTGGAGGTCAGGCTCAGGGTACAGCAAGGATTACATTCAATTCTGTGGTTCTGGTCTCCTATACCTGAGCTGCCCCTGAGGACAAGACCGGCTGCTGTGCAGATGCCCAGTGACAAGTGTCCCTTGCCTCCTTCTCAGTCCGCCTGTGCCCAGCAGGCACTTTTCTAGTCTTGCTTAGTTCCATTTAAGAAGACTCTGGGTTTGGGCAGGGGGAGGGACTGGAGACTGAGACTGCAGGAAGGACAAAGCTTAGGGTGTCCCTTGTACCCAACCCACCTGCTCGAAGCGCCAGCCATCGGACATGGTGGACACCATCTGTGTGAGCTCCTCCTCCTGGCACTGCAGCACGCGGTACACATGCTTGGGGGGCACCTGTGGGTCAAAGGGTCACATGGAGGGCAcctctaagggcaccaggcacccaGCTGCTTCTTCCCACATTGTATAATCCTAAGTGGAGGGCAGGAAAGTTAGACCAGGGAGGAGGGAGCCATGGTCTGAATATCTACTGTGTGCCAGATGCTTCCCTTGCAGGACTCCTCCTTCCGAGACTCTTAGGCTCTCAGAGAGGTTCAGTTACTTGCCCAGGGTCACCAGCTCAAGGGTGGGAGAGCCATATGTGGAATATGGGCGATACAAGAGGGAAGCTGGGAAGGATTTGGGGAGACTGGGTTACCAACCAAGTCAGACCCTCACCTCTTGAGCCCCTGTGGTTGGGAGGTGATGTCTCATCCTGTCCCCCAGAGGCCTGGGGTCTGAACTCTGAAATGCCAGCCCCAACAGCTCATGGGTACCTACAGGAGACTGCCTGACTCCATGAGGTAGACTCATTCTGTATGGCCTTGGGTGGGGTTGAGTGGGTGATTGTACTGCTACTGGCATCCTCTGTGAGCAAGGGTAACCAGGCAACTTTGAGCATCTCTACTTTCCATGGAGGAAAACAAAGAAGGGCATGATAACCTTTGGTCACACACAGCAGGAGCCAAGTCAGGGGCAGATCCCTAGCAGTATATATCCAGGGTGGGGCTTGCTGAACAGCCTGGAaggcctccccctccccttcaccccctccctttccctccatggGTCCTGGttcctctctccaaacctggGTCACTGTGTAGTCCTTCTCCTCCATCCTGTCTTTGATGATTCGGATCAGGGGGCCGATGTTGTAGAACTCAGCTTCCTCCAGGACCCCTAGAACACAGAGCAGCTGGTCGGTCACCTCTGCTGTCTCCACACCCCACTCTCCTTGCTCCCAGACCCACTTCCTGCTCTGGTCACATTCCTAGACAGGGTCTAGGAGTTCAGGGGTCGAGAAAGAGGGAACATTTCAGATGGAGGGATCTGCTCGATTGGGAGAGTGACTggctagcatgtacaaagcccaggtttgatccccagcactgcacaaaccaTGAGTGTTGGTgaacacttgtaatcctagtacttgggaggtagaggcacgAGGATATCCTTTGTTACCTAACatgtttgagccagcctgggctatatgagacctggTGCAATCCAAACAAAAGGGCTGAGACGCCACTCTTCAGCCAGTCTCATCTCCTGTGCTGCAGTGAGCATGTGATCCAGGACTGTCTGGTGACCCTGAACGTTTTGGGCATCAAGAGAGAAGGTTCGTTGGGACTGTGTCCTAGAATACTACAGCGAGGGCCTGGGCCACCCACTGTATGTCCTCATTCATCAAACACATGCGAAGTACCAGGCCTGTTGCGTTATGATACTTGTCAGAACTAGAAGTGAATACTTTCATTATGTCCACTGAACAACCGGGGAAACtgcagctgagaaaaaaaaaaaaacagcttattCAAGGTCACAGGGCCTGTAAGCCGCAGAGCCAAGGCAAGCTCCACTTTCAGAGCCCTGAACCCCTCGCTAGAAGTAAATTTTTGGGCACTCCCAGCTACCACTCATATCTGCTGATAAAGCTCTTGTGGATTCATCAGAGGTCCTGGGACATGAGGGACACAGGTATCACTGTGTGTTATAGACTGATCTTCAAGATTAAGTCAGTCATCCCTCCTCCCACTCAGTGAAGTGCAAAGAGCTCTCAGGAGTCTGGACTACAGGAAGTCCCTGCAAGATGTGGGCAGCATGTTGGGCTCTCTGGGGACAGGGACCATCACAGACTGTTATAGCCTCTCAatgctaaacctctgaaacctaACTGCCATGTGATGGAGGGACTCTGGTTGGGAGGTGAGGGGTCATGATGACGGAAATTTAAGGAAATGAGTGCTCTCTGAATGGTGGCTGACAGCCAATGAATCCCTCTGTCTGCGTGGAGCTGGCAGCAGGGGAAAGGGTCAGGCCTCTAGGCTAACACATTGACCCTGAATCCCAGCCTACCAAGTGGGAGGGGTCAGCGGCTGTTGTCATTGTCCCCGAGCCTCTGGGACTTCCTTACAGCAGCAGGAACTGGACCAGAGGTCATTCTGTTGGTGCTCAGCCCATACCTGCCCGAAGGGACAGTCTGCAACGACCACTGCCTGAGTGACAGAAATCTCCCAGGCCCTGGCTGAGAGAAAGCTGACAGGCATCCAACTCTAAGCTGTGTACCCCAGGCTGTGAGACACTCTCGTTTGCCTTTCCACTGCCTAGTGTGGTAGGTGCAACTGCCACTAGACTCcgtagacccagagaggttaactAACATTTTCACTGCCACACAGCAAGTTCCCTCCTGAAATCCATCTCTGCAGATACTCCCCCATGTGAAGACGTGAGAAGAGCTTTGAACGGCAAGAACCTGTAAACAGGTGTTGGCTGTGATGCAGCTGGAGCGTGAGCCTCCCTGAGGGACCTGCTCCTGAGCCCAGGCCCCACCCACGTGATCTCTTCCCCTCAGACTGCTAGGCAGCTAGCTGGAGGCTGGGCAGAGTGAGCTACCTACAGTGAGCTCTGAGTATGATCTTCCtgtcctttggggggggggaatcttcAGATCACTGTACCCCATTGGGGTCAGCCAGAGAAGATCACTGCCTAGAGCAAGGGCTGTGTAAAACACCCACAGATTCACAGGGCCCATCTGCAGTGCCAACACCACTCTTTCGAATGTGGGTCATGATGCCCATTTTGTAGGCACTAGTGGAGACCCGGAGAAGACGGACATGTCCAAGCTGGTCTGGCCCGATCCAGAGCGACACTCAAGAGTACAGAGGAGAGCCGGTGTGAGGATGGCTGTAGTCCCTGCCCCTGGCCTATTCTCTACACTGATTCTAAGTCAGCTGGGCCAGGATATGAGCCTCCACAGGCCTGGGAAGGGCAAAAGCCCTACCAAGAACAGCACCCCAACTCCCCCACGAGCCACTGGGCTGCAGAAGCAGCCAGCTTTGGGAACTCCACCCAATGGCTGATGGCAAGACCCTGTTTGGGAGACACAGAATAAGGCAAAGGCGACCCCAACTCTTCTCCCATCCAGCCTGGAGCATCACAGGTCACACCAGGCCTTCCTGAAGGCTTGGGAGCAAGGTCATTCCCAAAGTCAGCAGAAGCCTTGGCTCCCTGGctcctcttccatttccacaTCACTTCCCCAACAGCACTCAGTGACAGCTTGGGTCTGTCAGATTGGCAGAGACCTGGAGAATGGGACCCCCGCTGCAGGacaggcagaaaataatgggggAAAGTAGATGCCACCCTGACTACAAGAATGGTTTTACGCCTCTCTCCCCCCCCACGAAGGCTCTGCCAGGCTCCAGAGAGCCCCAAACCAGCACAAGGAACCAACTCACCCTCCTCAGCCATGTCCTTGTCCAGCACCAGTTTGCCATGCCTGAGGAAGTTCAGTATGGGCCCGAAGTAGGTGGGGTCTCGGTCAATGAGGTAGGCCCCGGTCTCATCCTGTGGAGAAGACCATAGGAAGTGAGAGGGGTGTAAGCTGTCCCAAGCCCAGACCCACGCATAAGCTCAACTCACCAAAGGCTGGGGAAAAGGActgcagggagagaggaaggggaatgaGATAGAAGAGCAAGACGCTGGGTTCCaaccctgcctctgtcttttctaGGCTGTATGACCTTGAGTCAATCATTTCGGCTCTCGAGgcatctcttctctcccccatAATCAGGGGCTAAAGTGTAAGCGTAGAGCGTGACCTTTTTTCTGAGTAAGCCCTAGCTCAGCACAGGACTCAGTGAATTTCCCtcttgggaaagttttcttcttggAGGCTGTCCCCCTGAGCTAACCCCACTATCCACCAGATGTTTGCAAGTTTCCCAAGAAGCTGCTCTCTGATTGGACACTTGCAGCCCGCAGGGAGGCAGGACTGGCATCAGTATGATCAAAAAGCAGGGGACTCACCCAAGGACACAGTGTGAGAGGGCCACAGAATGGGGGGTCAGGGGACTTTCACAAGCCAACTCCGGAGGCCTTGCACACGAGGAGGCCAAATTCAGAGCAGGGAAGTCCGTCCTACCCCCACTCCCCCCAGGTCATTCGAGGAGTTGGCAGGAGAGCAGGATGAGCCCACAAGTGGTATCTGTTAGGCCAGGGCTCTTTCCCACATTAAGCCCAGCTCCAAGACACCCTAGGCCTTCTCCACCCAGCTCCCTACACCCCTCAGCTACCCACACTCCAAGGGCGGGGGTAAGCAGCCGCATCGACTCCTAACGCTGGAGTCTGCCAGGGCAGCACGGCAGGCCAGGCTTGTCGGTCCCCCAGCACCGCCCCACATCAAGGGAGCGTCCCGAATCCAAGACAGCGCGCCAAGGCTCCAAATGGCCGTGGCCCGTGCTGTCCCGTTGCCACGGCAATGGGCACAGCTATTCCTCTTGGCTCTGCTTCCTCCCCGTCCTCCTGCCTGCGCTTTTCGTCTCGGGATCCTACGAAAGCTACACCGTCCAGGCTGGAGGCCGAGGGACATGCAGGCCGGATAGCCCCGGAGCGCGGAACCCAGACGCCACCCTCGGAGGGCTCACCCGGTCCGACTGCAGCTCTTCGCCTTGGCACAGGCGGCTGAGGAAGGACTTCTGCTCCCGACACAGCGTCTGGCGGGTGGTCAGGAACACCGTGCCCCCCACGTTCAGCCGCACCCACTTGCCCCAGCCGCCCCCGGCGCGGCTGCCCGCCCCCGCCGGTGGCGCTGCCTCCCCGGCCTCCATCCTCATCGCCAGCCGCGGTGTCTGCAGCCTCCCCTCCGCTGGCTGCGGGCGGGTACCAGGCGCGGGGGATGCCGGGAGCTGTAGTCTGGAGCCAGGGCTGGGATGCGCTGCGCCTGTTCTGGTGCGGCTTGGACAACAGATCCCGCCCCACATTACCTTTCTTGGCGCCTGGACACTTGCACTCTCCCTTTGGTCAGACTGCTTGGTTTGCAGAAAGCTAGGACCCTGTGAAAACAGTGAAATCGGCTACTCCCCACGTTCGTTCTTTGTGCGTGGGCCCCAGCTCAGGAATGCCTGACCTGAGAAGAActttctgcctccagagattcCTATATTTACCTATACCTACTTTTTAGTAGATGTGGGTGCAtttgtgcgcgcgcgtgtgcgtatGAGCGTGCGTGTGCTTCTAGGGATGGTACCCAGGGTCTCTGACACGCTAAACCACACCAGCAATACTTCTTTTGGTTCCATATGTGGACCACAGGGATGACAATGAGTCACCTCTACCTCCTAAACTCTTTGAGGACATGTAGTTGGATTTAGAGCTGTCTGGACATTTCTGTGTGCCAGAAAgctatgtgaatatatatatatatatatatatatatatatatatatatatatatatatatatatgtcatttaAGCCTCCAGCAGCCCTGCCAGGTTGGCACCACTGAAACAGTGGTACAGATGGGCTTCAGAAGTAAAGGGACAACAGTGCATTTCCATACTAGAGTCTGTTTCCTCCGCTTTTCCCAGGGCTGGCAAGGATCAACCCAGGCCTCCCACATTAAACCCAAGCCTCCTCACCCATCTTCCTGCACCGCTCAGCTGCCCACGCCCCAAGGGCAAGCTGAAGCAGCCGCATCAACTCCTTTCCCAGTTGGAGTCAGCCTGGACAGCAGGGATGAGGGAGATGAGGGGGATATGAAGACAGCCCTGGTTTGTAGGGCTTGTGGGGCTGGTCACAAGGATCACTAGTctgcagggatggagagaggtgAGGGTGGATCAGGTGGGACCAAGGACAGAGCTAAGTCAGGAGAGGTACTGGCTTCCCCGATGCCACCTGCTTCCATAAATATGATAGAACTGAAGCTTGGTGGTGAGGCACCTGGTAGCCTGCACAGGTCTGTTTGCAAGATGGGGaaaggaagctgggtggtggtggcacatgcctttaatcccagcactcaggaagcagaggtgagtggatctctgtgagttcaaggccagtctggtctacaagagctagttccaggacaggcaccaaaaactacagagaaaccctgtcttgaaacaaacaaacaaacaaacaaagatgggggaggggaagctgtggatACCCCCTCCACAGCTGCCTCTCCCAGCCCTTGAGGAGTGTGGGCTGCACCACAGGACTGAAGAGACACCAAGGCTCTCAGCAAAGGAGGAAAGGCCTAGGGGTGGGGCTTTGGGGTTGCTCACTCTGGCACTGGTGTTCCAGAGGATTACTGGGTtgggaagggggaaatggggGAAAGCTGTGGTAGAGACTCTGTTTCTTGCTGTTCCCCTCTCCTTGTTGCTCCCGAGGACGGGTGTCCCTTTCAGGACAACACAGCAGGTACCAAAAGTACCAAAACACTGGACATGACTCAGGGGATGGCCTagtttcactttctgttgctgtaatacaACATCCTGCCAAAAGCCAGCTCGCGAGGAAAATTGGCTCACAATTCCAGGACACAGCCCTTTGTTGTAGGGAACCAAAGAGGCAAGACTTGATGCAGCTCGTCGCATCCACAGGCAAGGGCAGGGAGAGAATGAGCGCATACATGTGCAGCTCACTTTCTCTactcttacacagtccaggacccaaacccagggaaCGGTGCCATCCAGAGCAGGCTAGTTCTTCCCACATCATTGAATGCAATCAAGACAGTCTCCTACAGACATGCCCCCAGGCCAACCTGATTTAGGCAATTCTTTATTAACCCTCTTCACAGGTGATTCTAGACTGCttcaagttgacagctaaaacTCACTATCCCTGGCGAGGTGAGTGGAGCAAACCCTTTGTAAGGACGGGGAGCAGGTCCTCCTCCAGCCAGGGTCCTTTTATAGGTGCCTGACCATAGACACCAAAAGCATTCAGCAAGGACAAGTTCATCAACCACTGTGTTCTCAAGACCACGCTCTGGGCATTCTGTCATCATGGTATCAGCAGGTACTGTTCGCTGGGGGCTTGTCCTGGTTTAGGCGGTAGCCACACGTGGGTTGTCATCATTCTGGGACTCTAAGACACAGATCTTACTTCCCCATGCCTATCTTACAGTAGGTAAAATGAGGCTCAGAGATTGTGGGCTCTTCCCAGTCCGTGTTGGAAGGGGCTGTAGAGAGCAGAGCCAGCCTCAGAGTTTAGTCTCACCAACTCAGAAGCCATATCACCCTTCCAGCCCCCATGAATCCTATGGCAATCCTGCAGTGGCAGTTTTAAGGCCATACT
Proteins encoded in this window:
- the Kctd17 gene encoding BTB/POZ domain-containing protein KCTD17 isoform X1 gives rise to the protein MRMEAGEAAPPAGAGSRAGGGWGKWVRLNVGGTVFLTTRQTLCREQKSFLSRLCQGEELQSDRDETGAYLIDRDPTYFGPILNFLRHGKLVLDKDMAEEGVLEEAEFYNIGPLIRIIKDRMEEKDYTVTQVPPKHVYRVLQCQEEELTQMVSTMSDGWRFEQLVNIGSSYNYGSEDQAEFLCVVSKELHSSPHGLSSESSRKTKSTDEQLEEQRRQEVEEVEVAQVQVEADAQEKALSSQDPANLFSLPPPPPPPPLPAGGPASSSSTSSSSWISSAPCLFPLCPCPGFLSACSRLHPGAALVPVSRALSPGPLALHPQASCLPPPVPLSAPSASWPGEEGRSRICSMSSNPAGHL